A stretch of the Uranotaenia lowii strain MFRU-FL chromosome 3, ASM2978415v1, whole genome shotgun sequence genome encodes the following:
- the LOC129757327 gene encoding uncharacterized protein LOC129757327, with protein MAMFGTIDPYVPGTSFSNYIERLEYFFSCNNVADDKKKDLFLSFCGMVVFDEIKLLFPAVDLKTLSYEDISKKLKERYDKKDSELHAYCRFINRKQGPNESNENFILAVKLLAEACEFDGYRDRAIRNKLVTGIQDRELRRRLFNEENLTLKTTERMLKSSERTFDNDKFMEAENINSVKFRLGERYERRYSRGPERRSRFDGRSQSRDHGRFHSSHRNRSPSGSQSKTRGRYANFKCNYCGEMGHVWKSCFERKRNHRSMVNFVDDKTKDKPKENVHDYFKRLRVDYSSSDESDRSGSTCDLGSQGADQKGAK; from the coding sequence ATGGCTATGTTTGGAACAATCGACCCGTACGTTCCGGGAACCTCCTTTTCAAACTACATTGAGAGGCTGGAGTATTTTTTCTCTTGCAACAATGTCGCAGATGATAAGAAAAAAGATCTTTTTCTTAGCTTCTGCGGCATGGTGGTTTTTGATGAAATCAAACTGTTGTTTCCGGCAGTCGATTTGAAAACGTTATCTTACGAGgatatttcaaaaaaacttaaggAACGCTACGATAAAAAGGACTCCGAGTTGCATGCTTATTGTCGGTTCATAAACCGAAAGCAAGGGCCGAATGAATCTAACGAGAATTTTATTTTGGCGGTCAAATTGTTAGCAGAGGCGTGCGAATTCGATGGCTATCGTGACAGAGCCATACGCAATAAGTTAGTCACGGGAATTCAAGATAGGGAGTTGAGGCGCAGGCTCTTTAATGAGGAAAATTTGACGCTGAAGACAACAGAGAGGATGCTTAAAAGTTCAGAGCGGACTTTCGATAATGATAAATTTATGGAGGCGGAAAACATAAACTCGGTTAAATTCAGATTAGGCGAAAGATATGAAAGACGATATTCGAGAGGACCAGAAAGGAGATCGAGATTTGATGGCAGGTCTCAGAGTCGGGATCATGGTCGTTTTCACAGTTCTCATCGCAACAGATCTCCTTCAGGAAGTCAGTCTAAGACTAGAGGACGTTATGCTAACTTTAAATGCAACTATTGTGGAGAAATGGGGCATGTTTGGAAATcctgttttgaaaggaaaaGAAACCATAGAAGTATGGTGAACTTTGTGGACGATAAAACCAAAGATAAACCTAAAGAAAATGTCCACGACTATTTCAAACGTCTCAGAGTAGATTACAGTAGCAGTGATGAATCAG